A window of Perognathus longimembris pacificus isolate PPM17 chromosome 6, ASM2315922v1, whole genome shotgun sequence contains these coding sequences:
- the Ip6k3 gene encoding inositol hexakisphosphate kinase 3 has product MVSQDSTEAEDAGAGVQLEPFLHQVGGHVSLMKYGEHTVCKPLISREQRFYESLPLAMKRFTPQYKGTITVHLRRDSRGHLSLVAPPLKEAQESFQVSPGSAVAIWQTLQQTTSNGSAHPLAQLAQSLKESPANVLLRSEFHLNTQVSSMVEDPSAKQMEKKSFNPWGLHCHEAHLTRLCSEHTEDERHRFLLLENVVSQYTHPCILDLKMGTRQHGDDVSEEKKARHMRKCAQSTSACLGVRICGMQVYQTDKKHFLCKDKYYGRKLSVDGFRQALHQFLHDGTRFRIELLEPILHRLRALLSVIRSQSSYRFYSSSLLLIYDGQEPLERTPPGHMQPQEALQLAHGSASEGLAKVDIRMIDFAHTTYKGSWKEHTTYDGPDPGYIFGLENLIGILQAIQEGD; this is encoded by the exons ATGGTTTCACAGGACAGCACGGAGGCTGAGGATGCCGGGGCGGGCGTGCAGCTGGAGCCATTCCTGCACCAGGTCGGCGGGCACGTGAGCTTGATGAAGTATGGCGAGCACACGGTGTGCAAGCCCCTCATTTCCCGGGAGCAGAGGTTCTACGAATCCCTGCCGCTGGCCATGAAGCGCTTCACCCCACAGTACAAGG GTACCATCACCGTCCACCTCCGAAGAGACAGCAGGGGCCACCTCAGCCTGGTGGCCCCCCCTCTGAAGGAGGCCCAGGAGTCCTTCCAGGTCTCCCCGGGGTCGGCGGTAGCCATCTGGCAGACGCTTCAGCAGACCACCAGCAACGGCAGCGCCCACCCCCTGGCCCAGCTGGCACAGTCCCTCAAGGAGAG CCCAGCCAACGTACTTCTGAGGTCCGAGTTCCATCTCAACACCCAAGTCTCCTCCATGGTGGAAGACCCCAGTGCAAAGCAGATGGAGAAGAAGAGCTTTAACCCATGGGGCCTGCACTGCCATGAGGCCCACCTGACCCGCCTGTGCTCTGAGCACACGGAGGACGAGAGGCACC GGTTCTTGCTACTGGAAAATGTGGTGTCACAGTACACACATCCCTGCATTCTGGACCTGAAGATGGGGACCCGGCAGCATGGGGATGACGTGTCAGAGGAGAAGAAAGCCCGCCACATGAGGAAGTGCGCACAGAGCACCTCAGCCTGCCTGGGCGTGCGCATCTGTGGCATGCAG GTTTATCAAACTGATAAGAAGCACTTTCTCTGCAAAGACAAGTACTATGGGAGGAAGCTCTCAGTGGATGGGTTCCGACAAGCCCTCCATCAGTTCCTGCACGACGGGACCCGCTTTCGGATAGAACTCCTGGAGCCCATCCTGCACAGACTCCGGGCGCTCCTCTCAGTCATCCGGAGCCAGAGCTCCTACCGCTTCTACTCCAGCTCCCTCCTCCTCATCTACGATGGGCAGGAACCACTGGAAAGAACCCCCCCAGGACACATGCAACCCCAGGAAGCCCTGCAGCTGGCCCACGGAAGTGCTTCTGAAGGTCTGGCCAAAGTTGATATCCGGATGATCGACTTTGCTCACACGACCTACAAGGGCTCCTGGAAAGAGCACACCACCTACGACGGACCAGATCCTGGCTATATTTTTGGCCTGGAAAACCTTATTGGGATCCTGCAGGCTATCCAAGAAGGAGACTAA
- the LOC125352690 gene encoding ubiquinol-cytochrome-c reductase complex assembly factor 2, producing MAASRYRRFLKLCEEWPVDETKQGRDLGTYLRQRVAQAFREGENTQVAEPEACDQMYESLARLHSNYYKHKYPRPRDTSFSGLSVEEYKLILSSDTLAEIKDMNKGTWKKLQEKFAPKGPEEKHKTWARVLSRPHT from the exons ATGGCGGCCAGCCGGTACCGGCGCTTCCTTAAGCTCTGTGAGGAATGGCCCGTGGACGAGACCAAACAGGGCCGGGACTTGGGCACGTACCTGCGGCAGCGGGTAGCACAGGCCTTTCGGGAGGGAGAGAACACGCAG GTtgcagagcctgaggcctgtgatcAGATGTATGAGAGCTTAGCACGACTCCATTCAAACTACTACAAACACAAG TACCCTCGCCCCAGAGACACCAGCTTCAGTGGCCTGTCCGTGGAAGAATACAAACTGATCCTGTCCTCAG ACACCTTGGCAGAGATAAAGGACATGAATAAAGGCACATGGAAGAAGCTGCAGGAGAAGTTTGCCCCCAAGGGGCCTGAGGAGAAACATAAAACCTGGGCTCGGGTTTTATCTCGTCCACATACCTGA